A genomic segment from Desulfovibrio sp. encodes:
- a CDS encoding bifunctional (p)ppGpp synthetase/guanosine-3',5'-bis(diphosphate) 3'-pyrophosphohydrolase, with translation MIRIQEILDKVSAGNPNADLELIQKAYVFAATAHAGQTRLSGEPYLSHPLAVASILAEMGFDEPTISAGLLHDTVEDTKATIEELDENFGEEVADIVDGVTKISQISFENKEEAQAENIRKMILAMSHDMRVLMVKLADRLHNMRTLDFQKSHKQKRIAQETMDIYAPLANRLGLYVMKRDLEDLSFKYMRPDIYNQIDHWLDNHQVVEKQIISKVVGLIQDLLESNGIEGQVYGRIKHKHSIYKKMQAQSMTLDEMHDIMAFRVLVKDIKDCYAVLGLVHSQWRPVHGRFKDYISMPKTNGYQSLHTTVIGPEGERIEIQIRTEDMHRQAEHGVAAHWLYKEKGRVNSKDLEQFAWLREIFERQSEETDSREFMHSLKMDLFKDEVYVYTPAGDVKELPEGATPLDFAFIIHTKVGQHCSGAKINGRLMPLGTELKNGDVVEILTDPARNPNRDWLKIVKTAKARSRIQHYLRTEERAHAVALGRDLLEKEGRKVSLNVARATKDGHLAIVAQEMNFDSVDDLVAAVGYAHTTPRKVLNRLYAVLHPEAATAAEPAAPTVKESKEAASRKGEGVGISGVDGVLMRFAKCCNPVPGDPIIGYISRGLGISVHRADCPNVANMEPERLISVHWDGMEEKPYAAGIFIIAKNEQGVLAKVAEVMAHNNVNIIGLNMDNQVDGRAKLRITVEVRDATQLYQLIEAIRVLPPIFEVVRDTEADAL, from the coding sequence ATGATTCGTATTCAGGAAATTCTCGATAAGGTTTCGGCAGGCAACCCCAACGCCGATCTGGAGCTGATCCAGAAGGCGTATGTGTTTGCGGCCACCGCCCACGCGGGTCAAACCCGCCTCTCGGGCGAACCTTACCTTTCCCACCCGCTGGCTGTGGCCAGTATTCTGGCCGAGATGGGCTTTGACGAGCCCACCATATCTGCCGGTCTGCTGCACGACACTGTGGAAGACACCAAGGCCACCATCGAAGAGCTGGACGAGAATTTTGGCGAAGAAGTGGCCGATATTGTCGACGGCGTCACCAAGATCAGCCAGATAAGCTTTGAAAATAAAGAAGAAGCCCAGGCAGAGAATATCCGCAAGATGATTCTGGCCATGAGCCACGATATGCGGGTTCTCATGGTCAAGCTGGCCGACCGCCTGCACAACATGCGCACGCTTGATTTTCAGAAAAGCCACAAGCAGAAGCGCATTGCCCAGGAAACCATGGACATCTACGCGCCCCTGGCCAACCGGCTGGGTCTGTACGTGATGAAACGTGACCTGGAAGATCTGAGCTTCAAATACATGCGCCCCGACATCTACAACCAGATTGACCACTGGCTCGACAACCATCAGGTGGTTGAAAAGCAGATCATCAGCAAGGTTGTGGGGCTCATTCAGGATCTGCTGGAATCAAACGGCATTGAGGGGCAGGTTTACGGGCGCATCAAGCACAAGCACAGCATCTACAAAAAGATGCAGGCCCAGTCCATGACTCTGGATGAAATGCACGACATCATGGCTTTTCGCGTGCTGGTCAAGGATATCAAGGACTGCTACGCCGTGCTGGGGCTTGTGCACTCGCAGTGGCGGCCCGTGCACGGGCGTTTCAAAGACTATATTTCCATGCCCAAGACCAACGGCTACCAGAGCTTGCACACAACGGTCATCGGGCCGGAAGGCGAGCGTATTGAAATTCAGATACGCACCGAAGACATGCACCGGCAGGCCGAACACGGCGTGGCCGCGCACTGGCTGTACAAGGAAAAAGGCCGTGTCAACAGCAAAGACCTTGAGCAGTTTGCCTGGCTGCGCGAAATTTTTGAGCGCCAGAGTGAAGAGACAGATTCACGCGAATTCATGCATTCGCTCAAGATGGATCTGTTCAAGGACGAGGTATACGTCTACACCCCCGCAGGTGATGTAAAGGAACTGCCCGAAGGCGCAACCCCCCTCGACTTTGCCTTTATCATCCATACCAAGGTGGGCCAGCACTGCAGCGGCGCAAAAATCAATGGCCGTCTCATGCCTCTTGGTACAGAGCTGAAAAACGGTGATGTTGTCGAGATTCTTACTGATCCGGCGCGCAATCCCAACCGCGACTGGCTCAAGATCGTCAAGACAGCCAAGGCGCGCAGCCGCATCCAGCACTACCTGCGCACCGAAGAGCGCGCCCATGCTGTGGCTCTTGGCCGCGACCTGCTTGAAAAAGAAGGCCGCAAGGTCAGCCTGAACGTGGCAAGGGCCACCAAGGATGGACACCTGGCCATTGTAGCCCAGGAAATGAATTTTGACAGCGTGGATGACCTTGTGGCCGCAGTGGGCTATGCCCACACAACACCACGCAAGGTGCTCAACCGGCTGTATGCCGTGCTGCACCCAGAGGCCGCCACCGCCGCCGAACCGGCCGCGCCTACGGTAAAGGAAAGCAAGGAGGCCGCCTCGCGCAAGGGCGAGGGCGTTGGCATATCTGGCGTGGATGGCGTGCTTATGCGCTTTGCCAAGTGCTGCAATCCCGTGCCGGGTGATCCCATCATCGGCTACATCAGCCGTGGCCTTGGCATCAGCGTGCACCGCGCCGACTGTCCCAATGTGGCAAACATGGAGCCAGAGCGCCTTATTTCCGTGCACTGGGACGGCATGGAAGAAAAGCCCTACGCCGCTGGCATATTCATTATCGCCAAAAACGAGCAGGGCGTGCTGGCCAAGGTTGCCGAAGTGATGGCCCACAACAATGTGAACATTATTGGCCTCAACATGGACAATCAGGTGGATGGCCGCGCCAAGCTGCGCATTACCGTGGAGGTGCGCGACGCCACCCAGCTGTATCAGCTTATCGAGGCCATACGCGTGTTGCCGCCCATTTTTGAGGTGGTGCGCGATACAGAGGCTGATGCCTTGTAG
- a CDS encoding chromate resistance protein ChrB domain-containing protein, whose translation MNNNKWLFFSFSVPSRLQGFRVKIWRKLNALGAVQIKNSIYVLPANQQMQEHLIWMGKETDEQGGESLVIANGSLLNIADSQVVATFTRARDEDYLALGEEIRAVVAEFDSPERLTSLRKLEKRLEAISTIDFFPSGKGASLQKLLDEALHAPAGGHPVVPRADVACYRQRTWVTRANPYVDRLASFWLIKRFVDPAASIMFLQDVDAVPSGPDVVSFDMSPADFTHVGGLITFEVIAEAFALTTRIPQRMRKVIKAIDLEELDAAPVETPGIKRMLDGLVAANDDDHLRTELALAFFDTLLASYTPASPTGA comes from the coding sequence ATGAATAACAATAAATGGCTCTTCTTTTCATTCTCTGTGCCGTCCAGGCTTCAGGGGTTTCGCGTAAAAATATGGCGCAAACTCAATGCCCTGGGTGCTGTGCAGATCAAAAATTCCATCTATGTGCTGCCCGCCAACCAGCAGATGCAGGAGCATCTCATCTGGATGGGCAAGGAGACGGACGAGCAGGGCGGTGAATCGCTGGTTATTGCCAACGGCAGTCTGCTGAACATTGCCGATTCGCAAGTGGTTGCCACTTTCACCAGGGCGCGCGACGAGGACTATCTTGCCCTTGGTGAAGAGATTCGCGCTGTTGTGGCAGAATTCGATTCACCAGAGCGGCTGACCTCGCTGCGCAAGCTTGAAAAGCGCCTGGAAGCCATAAGCACCATCGACTTTTTCCCCAGTGGCAAGGGCGCAAGCCTGCAAAAATTGCTGGATGAGGCGTTGCATGCGCCAGCGGGGGGGCATCCCGTTGTTCCGCGGGCAGACGTCGCGTGCTACCGTCAAAGAACCTGGGTTACCCGCGCCAACCCCTATGTAGACAGGCTTGCATCATTCTGGCTGATCAAAAGGTTCGTAGATCCCGCGGCCAGCATCATGTTTCTGCAAGATGTGGATGCTGTTCCCAGCGGACCTGACGTTGTTTCTTTTGATATGTCGCCTGCCGATTTTACGCATGTGGGCGGGCTCATCACTTTTGAGGTTATTGCCGAGGCATTTGCCCTGACTACGCGTATTCCTCAAAGAATGCGCAAGGTCATAAAGGCTATTGACCTTGAAGAACTGGATGCCGCCCCGGTTGAAACCCCAGGCATCAAACGCATGCTCGACGGGCTGGTTGCAGCCAATGACGATGACCATCTGCGCACAGAGCTGGCCCTTGCGTTTTTTGACACGTTGCTTGCCTCGTACACCCCAGCCTCACCCACAGGAGCGTAA
- a CDS encoding DEAD/DEAH box helicase, with protein sequence MSRSEQSVVREMCQAFLHDSVPEYIRDAAYYILSEGEVQKINIQEGETWDVQGVIQGDDLQVYTPSLSLTITDRSTRHQCNCSDAFTGICRHVAALALRLVEELRKEQGDPEETPPPSTDWKQSFRNFFSTDMEPEPGRHYLIFRFEPEQGRLLVSFFRGRQNKSGLSSVHNEVTLEQIIQNPDWCEFSPQLPHVARQIGQHLDYYGHRVEIPQGLTSWFFWSVRKEYYLLWKDTDKPCRIESTPFALKLKPILDDAGFRFEVLLKREGRPPLPIRAGRSNPSDRNQPESTSPEDAPITFHGQMPLWVCYQHNFYPVQTGLYPSLVRNLIYERPVVPHEEISEFLDRVWTRLPASELYEPQQFLKLMEPVFQPATYNPKLFLDEEGSLLTLEIDNIYETRHGEFTLNGPNPDFQTGSYSYDGQTYLVRRHQDEEALLMNELSGMDFQARSSKLWFLEPEEAIAFLLDSYPKLIETYRVYGEKALSRYKVRTASSNITAQVVSNEKEKWFSLDINVEYEGQSLPLEKIWKAWTRGKRYVQLKDGSYTSLPEEWLEKLSHKLTALGLDPSKPPQQKFKQFEAPVLDSLLEDLPGAATDSFWNNLREKIRSFREVRPIAPPKALNANLRSYQVQGLSYLNFLSEYGFGGILADEMGLGKTVQTLAFIQHMIDVHHEGPNLIVVPTSVLPNWEREAEKFVPGLKRLTIYGTRREGMFKHISSSDLIITTYALLRRDLEEMEKYEFNTVILDEAQNIKNPNTITARAVRRINARMRLCLSGTPIENNLFELWSLFEFLMPGFLGSQHAFQRGIVKPIKDGDAETLDYLRTRVRPFILRRTKAEVAKDLPPKVESVTCCALEDAQAELYSALARKLRAQVLADVDEKGLAKSQMSILDALLKLRQICCHPRLLKLDMPGFSNNLPSGKFDAFKDMVMEIVEGGHKVLVFSQFVQMLQIIKQWLEFSQVPFCYLDGASKDRFEQVDRFNNTPEIPIFLISLKAGGTGLNLTSADYVIHYDPWWNPAVESQATDRTHRIGQTRQVFSYKLICQNTVEEKILKLQEAKRGVAEAIIPGQDTWKSLTREDLEMLFEV encoded by the coding sequence ATGAGTCGATCTGAACAGAGCGTCGTTCGCGAAATGTGCCAAGCTTTTCTGCACGATAGCGTGCCGGAATATATTCGCGACGCCGCCTACTATATCCTGTCCGAAGGTGAGGTGCAAAAAATAAATATTCAGGAGGGCGAGACCTGGGACGTACAAGGCGTTATCCAGGGCGATGACCTGCAGGTCTACACGCCAAGCCTGAGCCTCACCATCACGGACCGCAGCACCCGCCATCAGTGCAACTGCTCTGACGCGTTCACTGGCATTTGCCGCCATGTGGCCGCTCTGGCATTACGCCTGGTGGAAGAACTGCGCAAGGAACAGGGTGACCCGGAAGAAACACCGCCCCCCAGCACTGACTGGAAACAGAGCTTTCGCAACTTTTTTTCCACAGACATGGAGCCCGAACCGGGTCGCCACTATCTCATATTTCGCTTTGAACCGGAACAGGGCCGCCTGCTGGTTTCCTTTTTTCGTGGCAGGCAGAACAAATCGGGCCTTTCAAGTGTTCACAACGAGGTAACGCTCGAGCAGATCATCCAGAACCCCGACTGGTGCGAATTTTCGCCCCAGTTGCCGCACGTTGCCCGCCAGATAGGCCAGCACCTTGATTATTACGGCCACCGCGTTGAAATTCCTCAGGGTCTGACCTCGTGGTTTTTCTGGTCTGTGCGCAAGGAATATTATCTGCTGTGGAAGGATACGGACAAACCCTGCCGTATTGAAAGCACACCCTTTGCCCTCAAGCTCAAGCCCATTCTCGATGATGCGGGCTTTCGCTTTGAGGTGCTGCTCAAGCGCGAGGGTCGGCCCCCCCTGCCCATTCGCGCCGGCCGCAGCAATCCCAGCGACCGCAACCAGCCCGAAAGCACCTCGCCAGAAGACGCGCCCATCACCTTTCATGGGCAAATGCCCCTGTGGGTGTGCTATCAGCACAACTTCTACCCGGTGCAGACGGGCCTTTACCCCTCGCTGGTGCGCAACCTCATTTACGAACGCCCGGTTGTGCCACACGAAGAAATTTCCGAATTCCTCGACCGCGTGTGGACCCGTCTGCCCGCCTCAGAGCTCTACGAACCTCAGCAGTTCCTCAAGCTCATGGAGCCGGTCTTCCAGCCTGCCACCTACAATCCCAAGCTCTTTCTTGATGAAGAAGGCAGCCTGCTGACGCTGGAAATCGACAACATCTACGAAACCCGCCACGGCGAATTTACGCTCAACGGGCCCAACCCCGACTTCCAGACAGGCAGTTATTCGTACGACGGGCAGACCTATCTGGTGCGCCGCCATCAGGACGAAGAAGCCCTGCTGATGAACGAACTGAGCGGTATGGATTTTCAGGCCCGTTCAAGCAAGCTGTGGTTCCTTGAACCGGAAGAAGCCATTGCCTTCCTGCTCGATTCATACCCCAAGCTGATCGAAACCTACCGCGTCTACGGCGAAAAAGCCCTCTCGCGCTACAAGGTGCGCACGGCTTCTTCCAACATCACGGCGCAGGTTGTGAGCAACGAAAAGGAAAAGTGGTTTTCGCTCGACATCAACGTGGAGTACGAAGGCCAAAGCCTGCCCCTGGAAAAAATATGGAAGGCATGGACACGCGGCAAGCGCTATGTGCAGCTGAAAGACGGCTCGTACACCAGCCTGCCCGAAGAATGGCTGGAAAAGCTCTCTCACAAGCTCACGGCCCTTGGGCTCGACCCCTCCAAGCCCCCGCAGCAAAAGTTCAAGCAGTTTGAAGCCCCGGTGCTCGACAGTCTGCTTGAAGACCTGCCCGGCGCGGCCACAGACTCGTTCTGGAACAACCTGCGCGAAAAAATCCGCTCGTTCCGCGAGGTGCGGCCCATTGCACCGCCCAAGGCGCTCAATGCCAACCTGCGTAGCTATCAGGTTCAGGGCCTTTCGTACCTCAACTTCCTTTCGGAATACGGGTTTGGCGGTATTCTAGCCGACGAAATGGGCCTTGGCAAAACCGTGCAGACCCTGGCCTTTATCCAGCACATGATAGATGTGCACCACGAAGGGCCCAACCTTATCGTGGTGCCCACCTCGGTGCTGCCCAACTGGGAACGCGAAGCAGAAAAGTTTGTGCCCGGCCTCAAGCGCCTGACCATTTACGGCACACGCCGTGAGGGAATGTTCAAACACATTTCAAGCTCAGACCTCATCATTACCACCTACGCACTTTTGCGGCGCGACCTGGAGGAAATGGAGAAGTATGAGTTCAACACCGTTATTCTTGACGAAGCCCAGAACATCAAGAATCCCAACACCATCACAGCCCGCGCCGTGCGCCGTATCAATGCCCGCATGCGCCTGTGCCTTTCGGGCACGCCCATCGAAAACAACCTTTTCGAGCTGTGGTCTCTGTTCGAGTTTCTCATGCCGGGCTTTCTGGGTTCGCAGCACGCCTTCCAGCGTGGCATTGTCAAACCAATCAAGGACGGCGACGCCGAAACCCTCGACTACCTGCGCACGCGCGTGCGCCCCTTTATTCTGCGACGTACCAAGGCAGAGGTTGCCAAAGACCTGCCGCCCAAGGTGGAGAGCGTTACCTGCTGCGCGCTGGAAGACGCGCAGGCCGAGCTGTATTCGGCCCTGGCCCGCAAGCTGCGTGCCCAGGTTCTGGCCGATGTGGACGAAAAAGGCCTTGCAAAAAGCCAGATGTCCATTCTCGACGCCCTGCTCAAGCTGCGCCAGATCTGCTGCCACCCGCGCCTGCTCAAGCTCGACATGCCCGGCTTCTCCAACAACCTGCCTTCGGGCAAGTTTGACGCATTCAAAGACATGGTTATGGAAATTGTGGAAGGCGGCCACAAGGTGCTGGTATTCTCGCAGTTTGTGCAGATGCTGCAGATCATCAAGCAGTGGCTTGAATTTTCGCAGGTACCCTTCTGCTACCTCGACGGCGCAAGCAAAGACCGCTTCGAGCAGGTGGACAGGTTCAACAATACCCCGGAAATTCCCATCTTCCTTATCTCGCTCAAGGCTGGCGGCACGGGCCTCAACCTGACCTCGGCAGACTACGTCATCCACTACGACCCGTGGTGGAACCCCGCCGTGGAAAGTCAGGCCACTGACCGTACCCACCGTATCGGTCAGACGCGACAGGTCTTTTCGTACAAGCTCATCTGCCAGAATACGGTGGAAGAAAAGATACTCAAGCTGCAGGAAGCCAAGCGTGGCGTGGCCGAGGCGATTATTCCCGGTCAGGACACCTGGAAGTCGCTTACGCGCGAAGATCTGGAAATGCTCTTCGAAGTGTAG
- a CDS encoding peptide-binding protein, with product MILCACLSLWALPALCAAIPGDLPEESAVDAPQKNTAQAGPPADGGSIFFGTIGEASNLIPYLTSDSASHEVAELLYVSPLRYNKDLQPEPWAAESWSMEDEGRRMRFTLRKGILWEDGQELTAEDVAFTCKLAADPATGSPYAEDFLRIKELRVIDRYTFEVQYEHFFARAVSTWMNPILPKHILEGQNIRSTPFARKPMGAGPYRLKSWEAGSRMVFEASPTYFAGKPHINEVVYRIIPDNATMFMETRAGRLDVMDLSPLQYLRQTSGQEWQNRFHKFRYLSSVYIFLGFNLEHPFFKDVRVRRAISMAIDREGIINGVLLGQGVPAFGPFKPGSWPYHPGLKPMPQNVAAARALLAEAGFADHNGDGMLDRDGLPLAFTILTNQGNEQRILTATVMQSQLKAIGIDVRIRTVEWAAFIREFVNKGRFDAVLLGWTIPQDPDLYSVWHSSQTFEGGLNFTHYRNPEVDKLLEEAQSTPDQKKRAELYYRIQEIFDAEQPYCFLFVPYALPVVQRRFQGIEPALAGIMYNFEKWWIPKALQKSQMQP from the coding sequence ATTATCTTGTGTGCGTGTCTAAGCCTTTGGGCTCTGCCCGCCCTTTGCGCTGCCATTCCTGGCGACCTGCCTGAAGAATCGGCTGTGGATGCGCCGCAAAAAAACACAGCCCAGGCTGGTCCGCCTGCCGACGGCGGCAGCATATTTTTCGGCACCATTGGCGAGGCTTCAAACCTTATTCCCTACCTCACGTCCGATTCGGCCTCGCACGAAGTGGCTGAGCTCTTGTACGTATCGCCCCTGCGCTACAACAAGGATCTGCAGCCAGAGCCCTGGGCTGCAGAATCATGGAGCATGGAGGACGAAGGCCGCCGCATGCGCTTTACCCTGCGCAAGGGTATTTTGTGGGAGGACGGGCAGGAGCTGACAGCCGAAGACGTGGCCTTTACCTGCAAGCTGGCGGCAGACCCGGCCACGGGCAGCCCCTATGCCGAAGATTTTTTGCGCATCAAGGAACTGCGCGTCATCGACCGCTATACCTTTGAGGTGCAGTACGAACATTTTTTTGCCCGGGCCGTTTCAACGTGGATGAACCCCATCCTGCCCAAGCATATTCTTGAGGGGCAGAACATCCGCTCCACGCCCTTTGCCCGCAAGCCCATGGGGGCCGGGCCGTACCGTCTCAAGTCGTGGGAGGCGGGTAGCCGTATGGTGTTTGAGGCCTCACCCACCTACTTTGCGGGCAAGCCCCACATCAACGAGGTGGTGTACAGAATCATACCCGACAATGCCACCATGTTTATGGAAACGCGGGCAGGCAGGCTGGATGTGATGGATCTTTCGCCCCTGCAATACCTGCGGCAAACCTCTGGCCAGGAATGGCAGAACCGGTTTCACAAATTCCGGTACTTGTCGTCTGTGTATATTTTTCTTGGTTTCAATCTTGAGCATCCGTTCTTCAAGGATGTGCGCGTGCGGCGTGCCATTTCCATGGCAATAGACCGCGAGGGCATCATCAACGGCGTGCTGCTGGGGCAGGGGGTTCCGGCCTTTGGGCCGTTCAAGCCCGGTTCGTGGCCGTACCATCCGGGCCTCAAGCCCATGCCGCAAAATGTTGCCGCGGCCCGCGCTCTGCTGGCAGAGGCGGGCTTTGCCGACCACAATGGTGACGGCATGCTTGACCGCGACGGCCTGCCTCTGGCCTTTACCATTTTGACCAACCAGGGCAACGAACAGCGCATTCTTACCGCCACAGTAATGCAGTCGCAGTTAAAGGCAATCGGCATCGACGTGCGCATCCGCACGGTGGAGTGGGCGGCCTTTATCCGCGAATTTGTCAACAAGGGGCGCTTTGACGCCGTGCTGCTGGGCTGGACAATTCCGCAGGACCCGGATCTCTATTCCGTGTGGCATTCGTCGCAGACCTTTGAGGGCGGCCTGAATTTTACGCACTATCGCAACCCAGAAGTGGACAAGCTGCTTGAAGAGGCGCAGTCAACGCCAGACCAGAAAAAAAGGGCCGAGCTGTATTATCGGATTCAGGAAATTTTTGACGCCGAACAGCCGTACTGCTTTTTGTTTGTGCCCTACGCCCTGCCGGTGGTGCAGAGGCGTTTTCAGGGCATAGAACCTGCCTTGGCGGGTATTATGTATAATTTTGAAAAGTGGTGGATTCCCAAGGCATTGCAGAAATCTCAAATGCAACCCTAA
- a CDS encoding tetratricopeptide repeat protein has translation MQKNRPPLDLAREDLMEMEGLLCEQLSSFLSFSGHALYFPTSRAPEEPQLLTRERRLLLPLRRENRLLGVFMLHGVKAREARPLLPFLPAIVDLGLENLARAKAMRTDSVTGIATEQALFAHMENAAERLRAYLEEPNAEESGPAPLHWLCMGLVLLRLGNGDSIVRRGGHAFAEAYFKALADACREALPSDVLAARVGRWEIALLFPASGRGACHKLARAALTRMEAVRMPYPVMTKVVHPRLCAGHALYPQDMRGTELHLAMYDQARMCMDRARMAANVAGQEAEGADAVESRIMPFARILQEGGMVLEILPLGRLRLSIGRQAKAREGMRFALWGRTESGAARYKGELVLLHTRDTDSVAEALHLEDVTCQPEVGDRLTLLGETPVLSPDLDEQEFSGGRMPVATGGRARADGAATGKAQPQPECVGGLCGHGDFLNRFGIEAERRSRFALCLLRLEPGNTEGQQAAAAPLDAAHDVTSLQGLVETALGIWRAAQDKALEKMQAGQPEGSATGHPQPLAGRYGSNSLVFFHPDVDAQTLVSLYQDVCNELNSRGILAAAGLAGYPLLQYSRAEMPECALKALEYALLLPDPKVGVCNSLAFNISADRRYSLGDVFGAVEEYKLALLADEANAMAWNSLGVCMAALGRQHEARRHFMEALRHGPDTALAEQIYYNLGTVCQGLGEKRAAAQYYRQCVKISPEHQFAHIRLGQLCELGGRRAEAKRFYEKAAALEDARPGAPSLARRHLARVAVRQRKGSEARELLHEALVRNPQDAASMLMLANIYLDSNEDPAMAELLARKSAGLHDRPEAWQALARALRKLGREEEARVAEAKAVLS, from the coding sequence ATGCAAAAAAACCGTCCGCCGCTCGACCTTGCGCGTGAAGACCTCATGGAAATGGAAGGCCTGTTGTGTGAGCAACTGTCTTCATTTTTGTCTTTTTCAGGGCATGCCCTGTATTTTCCCACCAGCCGCGCGCCCGAAGAGCCGCAGCTTCTGACGCGCGAGCGCAGACTGCTGCTGCCGCTGCGGCGGGAAAACCGCCTCCTGGGCGTATTTATGCTGCACGGTGTAAAGGCGCGTGAAGCGCGCCCCCTGCTGCCATTTTTGCCCGCCATTGTTGATCTGGGGCTGGAAAATCTCGCCAGGGCCAAGGCAATGCGCACTGATTCGGTGACAGGCATTGCTACCGAGCAGGCCCTTTTTGCCCATATGGAAAACGCCGCCGAGCGACTGCGTGCCTATCTTGAAGAGCCCAACGCGGAAGAAAGCGGCCCCGCCCCCCTGCACTGGCTGTGCATGGGGCTTGTGCTGTTGCGGCTTGGCAACGGCGATTCCATCGTACGGCGTGGCGGTCACGCCTTTGCCGAAGCGTATTTCAAGGCTCTGGCCGACGCCTGCCGCGAGGCTCTGCCCTCGGACGTGCTGGCCGCCCGCGTTGGCCGGTGGGAGATAGCTCTGCTTTTCCCAGCCAGTGGTCGCGGCGCGTGCCACAAGCTGGCCCGGGCCGCCCTTACGCGTATGGAAGCGGTGCGCATGCCTTATCCCGTGATGACCAAGGTGGTACACCCCCGGCTGTGTGCCGGGCACGCGCTGTACCCTCAGGATATGCGCGGCACGGAGCTGCACCTTGCCATGTACGATCAGGCGCGCATGTGCATGGACCGCGCACGCATGGCCGCCAATGTGGCGGGGCAGGAGGCAGAAGGCGCCGATGCCGTGGAAAGCCGCATCATGCCCTTTGCGCGCATTCTGCAAGAGGGTGGTATGGTGCTTGAAATCCTGCCGTTGGGGCGTTTGCGCCTGAGTATCGGGCGTCAGGCCAAGGCCCGCGAAGGCATGCGTTTTGCCCTGTGGGGCAGAACCGAGAGCGGCGCGGCGCGCTACAAGGGCGAGCTGGTTCTGCTGCACACGCGCGATACGGATTCTGTGGCCGAGGCCCTGCACCTTGAGGATGTGACCTGCCAGCCCGAAGTGGGCGACAGGCTTACCCTGCTTGGTGAAACCCCGGTGCTGAGCCCCGACCTTGACGAACAGGAATTTTCTGGCGGGCGCATGCCCGTGGCAACAGGCGGAAGAGCGCGGGCAGACGGTGCCGCCACAGGCAAGGCACAACCGCAGCCTGAATGCGTGGGAGGCCTGTGTGGCCACGGCGACTTTTTGAACCGCTTTGGCATTGAGGCAGAACGGCGCAGCCGCTTCGCCCTGTGTTTGCTGCGTCTTGAACCGGGCAACACAGAGGGCCAGCAGGCAGCGGCAGCCCCGTTGGATGCTGCCCACGATGTCACCAGCCTGCAGGGGCTTGTGGAAACCGCACTGGGCATCTGGCGTGCGGCCCAGGATAAGGCGCTGGAAAAGATGCAGGCCGGCCAGCCCGAAGGCTCGGCGACAGGGCACCCACAGCCCCTGGCAGGCCGTTACGGCAGCAACAGTCTGGTATTTTTTCATCCCGACGTGGACGCCCAGACTCTTGTTTCCCTGTACCAGGATGTGTGCAACGAGCTGAACAGCCGGGGTATTCTGGCTGCCGCCGGGCTCGCGGGCTATCCCCTCCTTCAGTACAGCCGTGCAGAAATGCCCGAATGCGCTCTCAAGGCGCTGGAATATGCCCTGCTCCTGCCTGATCCCAAGGTTGGGGTGTGCAATTCGCTGGCGTTCAACATCAGCGCTGACCGGCGTTACAGTCTCGGCGATGTTTTTGGCGCGGTGGAGGAATACAAGCTCGCCCTGCTGGCCGACGAGGCCAATGCCATGGCCTGGAATTCTCTGGGGGTGTGCATGGCGGCGCTGGGGCGGCAGCACGAGGCGCGGCGGCACTTCATGGAAGCACTGCGTCACGGGCCGGATACCGCTCTGGCCGAGCAGATTTATTACAATCTTGGAACCGTCTGTCAGGGGCTGGGTGAAAAGCGGGCTGCAGCGCAGTACTACCGCCAGTGCGTAAAAATTTCGCCCGAACACCAGTTTGCCCACATCCGGCTGGGGCAGCTGTGTGAATTGGGCGGCAGAAGAGCCGAGGCCAAGCGTTTTTATGAAAAGGCCGCCGCCCTTGAGGACGCGCGCCCCGGCGCGCCCAGCCTCGCCCGCAGGCATCTGGCCCGGGTTGCGGTGCGTCAGCGCAAGGGCAGCGAGGCCCGCGAACTGCTGCACGAGGCCCTTGTGCGCAATCCACAGGATGCTGCATCCATGCTCATGCTGGCCAATATCTATCTGGACAGCAACGAAGACCCCGCCATGGCAGAACTACTGGCCCGCAAGAGCGCCGGTCTGCATGACAGGCCAGAGGCATGGCAGGCACTTGCCCGCGCCCTGCGCAAGCTTGGGCGGGAGGAAGAAGCCCGTGTGGCCGAGGCCAAGGCAGTACTTTCATAG